Within the Cryptococcus neoformans var. neoformans B-3501A chromosome 1, whole genome shotgun sequence genome, the region CTACGTAGTCAAAGATCCTATTGTCAGTGGGAGCTGGTGCTgagtgaaagagaagaccAGCTCACGAAAAGATCAGACTTGCAGCTCTGCTTGTCGAACTTGGCGTTTGAGGCATGGACAGATTTCCAAACCGCCTTTTTAGTAGTAGGATTGTAATGCTTGAAGGTCATTTGGGTGGTCGCCGGGATGAGGAAAATGCTGAAGAACCCCCCACAAACAAGTAAGCACATCGGTATAAGTTCAAGAGATGCTTAGTAGATATGCAGGAGTTACGAACCCGAGGTAAGACCAGATGACTTGCACCATCAAAAGACTGCCATCTTCAAGGACACTGTACCAGACATTGGTTTCGGTCTGGAAACCCTGATTGCTAGCGTTCAACCACTATATACTCCAAAGTCAGTGGCCTTGCTATAAACGGATGGACAGAGAAACCTACCGCAGTGTCAGACTCGGTTAGCTCACCGAAGCCAGAGTTGTAGGAGGTAGCGGGCCAAAAGTTGGTAACGCCGGCGGGCGAGTTTGAGCTAGACTTGTTTGATCTGACGGCAAGTTAATGTTgagttggagaggatgaaagagttCTTACCCGAACCAGGACATGATTGTGGAAATATGGGGAAATAGATGtaaaagatgaagaacgagagaagatgaataATTAAGAAAGATCAAGGAATCATCCGCGACAACAATCTGCTCATCGGAAAGCTCCACGCGGCTTGCTCGCACTCGCAATAATCATTCCGCCTTCTCCCGCGTCCTAGTTCCGAGAATGGCGTAGCGTCCTGTAAACTTATCCAGACAACCATATACATACAGTCAGACAGCTACATTTACTACATGCAATTATCTCCTTTCCAGCCCCTCCCTCATAGGATTCGCGTCCAGCACTTCTCCAACATGGCGTTCACTGGACCTATGGTCTCGACGAGGTGATTTCGAACGGGTTCGTGATCTCTCATACTTCCTGCGCGGCATATCATCCTCAAGATGATATCTAGGCcgctcttctctcctgtCGCGGTACCTGTCCCTTTCTTTGCCGCGATCATTGCTGTATGGCAGctctccttgccttctctcgTCCTCTCTTTGCCTAAGCCGATGGTCACGCGCGTGGCGGTCACTAGTATAATCCCTTTCTCTGTTCTCTCGATCTTGGGACCGCCAGTCATCTTTGTCTCCCTCATCGTACCTATCGTGATGCCGACGAGCTCGGATGCGCTCTTGCTCTCGCTCATAGTGACGAGGActatcttcatcatcatggtGATGTCGTCTGGATTCTGAACGCCGATGTCTGTgcctttctttctcttcccgcTTGATCTCTTTTTCTGCACGTTTGAGTGCCCGTTGTTCTCTTCTCAGTCTAAGACAGTGATTCAATTATTTATCACTTTCCTACTGAACAGAACAGAAAACCTACGCCTTTTCCCgtttcctctcttccttttctaaTCTCGCGATCTCATCGTCCTTTTCACTCTTTTTCACCGGTATATCATTAGCACCTGTCCCTTCGCCATCCGTATCTCGCTTGGGTACAGCGTATCCCAAAGCAGCCGCCAatgcatcttcctcttgctgTTTGATTCTTCGCACTTCCTCTGCGCGCTCTCGAGCGGCTTTCGCTGTATCGTCCTCGGAAATATCGCGATTGTACCAATGAATATCTTTATTTTTAGACCAGCGACCGACGGGAGCATTGATGGAGTGTCCGAGATAATTTTCTACGGACAAGTGAGTGATGGCTACGGGAGTGTTTGAAGAGGGCATACCTCGGTGCTTATCGTTTGCAACGGCGGACCATCTGAAATCGCCTTGTCCTCCACGAGTGCCTGGAGACTGTCAGCATTTGGACGAATTACGGGCGCTGGGTACTGACCTCCTCTGGTGGGCCCGTCGTACATGGTGTGTGATGAACTGGGATGATGCGCGGTGGAGAGAATGTGTATAGACAGAGGTGTGCCACGTGTGATAATGCCGAGGAATGCCGCGGGATGTGACGCGCCGAGGTGtgcatcaacaacaacaggtGAGAATGTCATGCACAGCTCAAGACACTCACACAGATCAGGACACCGCCTCTCTCCCCCCTCTCCCCACCAGCACTCCAACACCGCAGACCACCATGGGCAGCGCACTCAGCAGCTGTTGCAGcccgaggaggaagaacgcTTACGAGCCGCTCCTCCTCGAGACAGAGCGCGAGGCCGTCGCAGACCTCCTCCAGTACCTAGAAAGTCAGTACTGTATCCCCTTTACAGCCAAGATTGCTCCTCAACTGACGTGTCCCTATGCCCAGACCGATCCACTACCAACTTCTTCGCCGGCTCTCCTCTCGCAGCACTCACCACTTTGTCGTTCTCCGAGAACGTTGACCTCCAACGCTCGGCCGCCTTAGCGTTCGCGGAAATCACAGAGAAGGAGGTCAGAGAAGTCGGGAGAGATACCCTCGATCCCGTACTCTATTTGTTAAGCAGCCACGATCCCGAGGTGCAGAGAGCAGCCAGCGCTGCATTGGGCAATTTGGCCGTCAATGGTGAGCGATGATGCGTTTTCGTATGCCGCGGATCGCCAGCTAATATGCGGTACAGCCGAAAACAAGCTCTTAGTTGTGTCTCTTGGTGGTCTTGAACCGCTTATTCGACAAATGCTCAGCCCCAACGTGGAGGTGCAGTGCAATGCAGTTGGGTGCATCACCAACCTTGCCACCCATGGTACGTTCTTGCTGACCGCCGTATCGTTCGTGTCTCATAACCAAGCTATAGACGAAAATAAGACTCAAATCGCCAAATCTGGTGCATTGGTGCCTTTGACCCGGTTGGCCAAGTCAAAGGATATGCGAGTGCAGAGAAATGCCACTGGGGCGCTACTCAATATGACTCACTCCGGTACGCCTGCTTGTACCGCAGTGAGAATAATAATTAACTAGATTGAACTTCTTAGACGAGAACCGTCAACAGCTTGTCGCTGCGGGCGCCATTCCTGTTCTTGTCAGCCTTCTTAATTCGCCGGATACGGATGTCCAATATTACTGCACGACTGCTCTGAGTAACATTGCTGTCGACGGTAAGCTTAATCTAAACAACTGTACCCACAAAGCTAATTACTATCAGCTGCCAACCGAAAGAAGCTTGCTCAGTCTGAACCCAAGCTTGTTCAGAGCCTTGTCCAGCTCATGGATAGTCAGAGTTTGAAGGTTCAATGCCAAGctgctcttgctcttcgTAACCTTGCCAGTGACAGTGCGCCCTTGTTCTTTCTAAACCGTATAGTTTACTGACTAATAGTAGGCAAATACCAACTCGAAATTGTCAAATTCGGCGGTCTTAAaccccttcttcgtcttcttcactcttcCTATCTTCCCCTCATTCTCTCCGCCGCTGCTTGTGTCCGTAACGTGTCTATCCACCCTGCAAACGAATCTCCTATTATCGAGTCGGGCTTTCTCCAACCTCTAATTGAGCTCTTGTCTTTTGacgaaaatgaagaagttCAATGTCATGCAATTTCAACTTTGCGGAATTTAGCTGCTAGTAgcgagaagaacaagggaGCGATTGTGGAAGCCGGAGCGGTGGAAAAGATAAAGTCTTTGGTCTTGACTGTTCCGCTGGCAGTGCAAAGTGAGATGACAGCTTGCGTTGCCGTCTTGGCGTTGAGTGGTAAGTAGGAGCACTACAGCTGGACAATTTTCTAATCACATCACAGACGATTTGAAACCGCAACTTCTGGAAATGGGAATCTGTGAAGTGCTTATCCCTTTGACTAATTCCCCTAGCGTTGAGGTACAAGGGAACAGCGCGGCAGCTTTGGGtaatctctcttccaaggGTATGTTCACAAATCAATGGTCCCAGACGGTAGCTAATCATACGTAAAGCGGCCGAGGATTATGCGCCCTTCAACGCAGTATGGAACAAGCCCGACGGAGGATTGCATGCCTATCTCGTGAGATTCTTAAGTAGCGCGGATATCACCTTCCAACACATTGCTGTCTGGGTATGTGTACCTGCTCATGTCTTCATATGGCCACACACTAATCCCTGAACGTCAGACCATCGTGCAATTATTGGAGGCTGAAGATGAGCAACTGACCAACAACATTCGATCTTCGCCCATTTTGATATCTTCTATCCGTCAACTTGCCaaatctcctcctccttctcgtgCAGGCGGCGCCCCTCGCCACGATCCGAACGACCCTTCTGCTGGCTCATCGGAAGATGAATTCGAGGATGGATTAACAGAtcaagaaggcgaaggagagatTGTCAGCCTTGCTCGACGAATCTTGGATCTCACCGAAgtgggggaagaaggtgatgaGTTTGGTGAGAGAGCGGGTCGAAACGTGCCTGTCGGTAGCCATGGACAAGCCCCAGGGCAAGGGCAAACCAGTCAGGTTGGAAGCATGGGATCGGAGCACGCGGCACTGAGGGCCAGTGTGCACCGGGCGCTAAGCGGTGGAGGCAGAGATAGGTAATTGAGATCCGGGTAAACATGCAGTTTCCcgaggagatgagatgtACTGAACGACGATTGTCATGCGTGGCAACAAAACACTTTGGAAAAAGACCGGAGTACCTAATGTATGTATAGCATAGTGTGATACGTTTTCCTTTCGAATTTTCTATCATATCGCAATAGTTTTAAGTGATGACCGAGTTTTTTCAAAATGCATGCAGTTATTAATAATAATTCTTACTTCCGAGCGAGGGGATATCGTACTTGTACTGCCGCCTCCACCGGCCGCCCCGTTACTGACGTGCTTGCTATGCAGCTGGTGTTGTTATTGACGAACGACAGGCTTTGCGTGTGTTCTCCAGGGTAAAAACGATATTTTAGCTAGCAACAGAACATTCTTAGGCCAATAGTAGTCCTGTCCATGCTTCCCCCAA harbors:
- a CDS encoding hypothetical protein (Match to ESTs gb|CF193970.1|CF193970, gb|CF190985.1|CF190985; Similar to gi|19112030|ref|NP_595238.1| putative vacuolar protein; beta-catenin family [Schizosaccharomyces pombe], FASTA scores: opt: 2321, E(): 1e-138, (66.259% identity (84.266% similar) in 572 aa overlap (31-602:1-545)); HMMPfam hit to Arm, Armadillo/beta-catenin-like repeat, score: 319.5, E(): 4.7e-93) encodes the protein MSCTAQDTHTDQDTASLPPLPTSTPTPQTTMGSALSSCCSPRRKNAYEPLLLETEREAVADLLQYLENRSTTNFFAGSPLAALTTLSFSENVDLQRSAALAFAEITEKEVREVGRDTLDPVLYLLSSHDPEVQRAASAALGNLAVNAENKLLVVSLGGLEPLIRQMLSPNVEVQCNAVGCITNLATHDENKTQIAKSGALVPLTRLAKSKDMRVQRNATGALLNMTHSDENRQQLVAAGAIPVLVSLLNSPDTDVQYYCTTALSNIAVDAANRKKLAQSEPKLVQSLVQLMDSQSLKVQCQAALALRNLASDSKYQLEIVKFGGLKPLLRLLHSSYLPLILSAAACVRNVSIHPANESPIIESGFLQPLIELLSFDENEEVQCHAISTLRNLAASSEKNKGAIVEAGAVEKIKSLVLTVPLAVQSEMTACVAVLALSDDLKPQLLEMGICEVLIPLTNSPSVEVQGNSAAALGNLSSKAAEDYAPFNAVWNKPDGGLHAYLVRFLSSADITFQHIAVWTIVQLLEAEDEQLTNNIRSSPILISSIRQLAKSPPPSRAGGAPRHDPNDPSAGSSEDEFEDGLTDQEGEGEIVSLARRILDLTEVGEEGDEFGERAGRNVPVGSHGQAPGQGQTSQVGSMGSEHAALRASVHRALSGGGRDR
- a CDS encoding hypothetical protein (Similar to gi|32404996|ref|XP_323111.1| hypothetical protein [Neurospora crassa], FASTA scores: opt: 453, E(): 4.5e-16, (37.377% identity (60.328% similar) in 305 aa overlap (7-298:9-265))), with the protein product MYDGPTRGGTRGGQGDFRWSAVANDKHRGMPSSNTPVAITHLSVENYLGHSINAPVGRWSKNKDIHWYNRDISEDDTAKAARERAEEVRRIKQQEEDALAAALGYAVPKRDTDGEGTGANDIPVKKSEKDDEIARLEKEERKREKALRREQRALKRAEKEIKREEKERHRHRRSESRRHHHDDEDSPRHYEREQERIRARRHHDRYDEGDKDDWRSQDRENRERDYTSDRHARDHRLRQREDERRQGELPYSNDRGKERDRYRDRREERPRYHLEDDMPRRKYERSRTRSKSPRRDHRSSERHVGEVLDANPMREGLERR